The following proteins are co-located in the Apium graveolens cultivar Ventura chromosome 5, ASM990537v1, whole genome shotgun sequence genome:
- the LOC141723329 gene encoding secoisolariciresinol dehydrogenase-like, producing the protein MANTDSLVTQSRRRLEGKVALITGGSSGIGECTARLFVQHGAKVVIADIQDELGEAVIEALGKSNSLYIHCDVTNEDDIINAIDKTVSTYGKLDIMFNNAGVSGPNKPRILDNLKSDFESVLAVNVTGVFLGMKHAARVMVPARSGCILSTSSLCSNLGGAASHAYTASKHAMLGLTKNLAVELGQFGIRVNCVSPYGVATPLAKSPVGVEKDEDFEFIMNSVANLKGVTLRTDDVANAALFLASDEAKYISGQNLFIDGAFGIVNSAFKIFQYPEVQS; encoded by the exons ATGGCAAACACCGATTCACTTGTAACGCAAAGCAGAAGAAG GTTGGAGGGTAAGGTTGCCCTCATTACCGGAGGATCCAGTGGCATCGGTGAATGCACAGCGAGGCTCTTTGTCCAACACGGAGCTAAGGTTGTTATCGCAGACATTCAAGATGAACTCGGGGAAGCTGTCATCGAAGCATTAGGAAAATCGAACTCTTTGTACATTCACTGTGATGTAACCAATGAAGACGATATAATAAACGCAATTGACAAAACAGTTTCAACTTATGGAAAACTTGATATCATGTTCAACAACGCTGGCGTCTCGGGACCTAACAAACCTCGAATTCTTGATAACCTAAAGTCTGATTTTGAAAGTGTGCTTGCTGTTAATGTGACAGGTGTTTTTTTAGGCATGAAACACGCGGCCCGGGTTATGGTTCCAGCTCGAAGTGGCTGCATTCTTTCCACCTCTAGCTTATGCTCTAATCTCGGTGGTGCAGCATCACATGCTTATACTGCTTCCAAGCATGCTATGCTAGGACTAACCAAAAATTTAGCGGTTGAGCTAGGGCAATTTGGAATACGAGTCAATTGTGTGTCGCCTTATGGGGTTGCAACTCCATTAGCTAAGAGCCCAGTGGGGGTCGAAAAGGATGAAGATTTTGAATTTATTATGAATTCAGTAGCCAATTTAAAGGGCGTGACTCTCCGGACAGACGATGTAGCCAATGCAGCTCTGTTTTTGGCCAGTGACGAGGCCAAGTATATAAGCGGCCAAAATCTTTTTATCGATGGAGCATTCGGGATTGTTAATTCAGCTTTTAAGATATTTCAATATCCTGAAGTTCAGTCTTAG
- the LOC141723328 gene encoding cytochrome P450 93A3-like has protein sequence MADFQGWGIIVFSLIISTIILRTILRNRTKSSLPPGPFRLPIIGHLHLLAPIPHQALHKLSIRYGPLMHISLGSNPCVIVSSPQMAKEFLKTHEASLSDRPQTVASMHLSYNSQDFMFAPYGPYWKFVKKLFMSDLLGGQTLDLLQTVRRYEIQSMINVMFKKSLAGEAVNVGGELIRLTNNVISSMVMRKRSESEEEAGEVRKLIKEVFETSGIFNLSDFIWFCKNLDLQGVKKRLVDVRGRYDKMMDRIIEEHRHLRMKKKEGGNEADAPSKDFLDILLDLYEDESLEIKLSIDKIKAIVLDMFTAGTDTSASVIEWTLAELINHPSIMERARLEIDTVVGKSRLVEESDLVNLPYLQAIVKETLRLHPSGPLIPRQASEGFTIGNYYIPAGTRIFVNVWALGRDPSYWENALVFKPERFIISSENETSGKGQLDVRGQHFHLLPFGSGRRGCPGATLALKIVQTTIAAIIQCFEWNVVGNEAYKSITPVNMEESKAITLSRAHPLICVPVARLCPFPTI, from the exons ATGGCTGATTTTCAAGGTTGGGGGATCATCGTTTTCAGTTTGATTATCTCAACTATAATACTTCGAACGATATTGAGAAATCGAACCAAGTCTAGCCTTCCACCTGGACCTTTTAGGCTTCCGATTATCGGTCATCTTCACCTTCTGGCGCCTATACCACATCAGGCTCTTCACAAGCTGTCAATCCGGTATGGACCCTTGATGCATATCTCCCTTGGCTCTAACCCTTGTGTCATCGTCTCTTCGCCTCAAATGGCTAAAGAGTTTCTAAAAACACACGAAGCGTCTTTGTCAGACCGGCCTCAAACTGTGGCCTCAATGCACCTGAGCTATAATTCACAAGACTTCATGTTTGCTCCTTATGGACCATACTGGAAGTTTGTAAAAAAACTATTTATGTCTGATCTTCTTGGAGGTCAAACACTGGATCTTCTTCAAACCGTTAGACGCTATGAGATTCAGAGTATGATCAATGTAATGTTCAAGAAGTCCCTAGCTGGAGAGGCAGTTAATGTTGGAGGTGAGCTTATTAGGCTTACCAACAATGTAATTTCAAGCATGGTGATGCGGAAAAGGTCAGAGAGTGAAGAGGAAGCCGGAGAAGTgaggaagttaatcaaagaggtcTTTGAAACTTCGGGGATATTTAATCTCTCCGACTTTATATGGTTTTGCAAGAATTTGGATTTGCAAGGAGTGAAGAAGAGGCTAGTGGATGTTCGTGGAAGATACGATAAAATGATGGACAGGATTATAGAGGAGCACAGACACTTGAGGATGAAGAAAAAAGAGGGCGGCAATGAAGCAGATGCACCATCCAAGGACTTTCTTGATATTTTGCTTGATCTGTACGAAGACGAAAGCTTGGAAATTAAATTGAGCATAGATAAAATTAAGGCTATCGTACTG GATATGTTTACTGCTGGAACGGACACATCAGCCAGCGTGATTGAATGGACACTTGCTGAGCTAATCAACCATCCAAGCATTATGGAAAGAGCTAGACTGGAGATAGATACTGTTGTTGGGAAGAGCAGATTAGTCGAAGAATCTGACCTAGTGAATCTCCCGTACCTTCAAGCAATTGTAAAGGAAACTCTCAGACTTCATCCCTCCGGTCCACTAATACCAAGACAAGCAAGTGAAGGCTTCACCATTGGGAACTATTACATACCAGCAGGGACTAGAATATTTGTTAACGTATGGGCTCTTGGCCGAGACCCGAGCTATTGGGAAAATGCACTTGTATTTAAACCAGAAAGGTTTATTATTAGTAGTGAAAATGAAACAAGCGGAAAGGGTCAGTTAGATGTTAGAGGGCAGCATTTTCATCTATTGCCATTTGGAAGCGGGCGAAGAGGATGTCCAGGAGCTACACTGGCATTGAAGATCGTCCAAACAACAATCGCGGCAATAATACAATGTTTCGAATGGAATGTAGTAGGGAATGAAGCATATAAAAGTATTACTCCTGTGAACATGGAAGAAAGTAAGGCCATAACACTTAGCAGGGCTCACCCCTTGATTTGTGTTCCAGTGGCTAGGCTCTGCCCATTCCCAACCATTTAG